The stretch of DNA CGGCCGACATGCCCGGGTCGTTGATGTAGTACTTGATGTCGGGCTGCAGCACCGCGTACCCGTTGCTGGTGTACGCCTGACGGCTGAAGCCGTTTGTCGTCGGGCGGCCGTACTGGTTGTGGCCCTGCGTCAGGCGCTCGTAGATGTACACGATCGTCGGGTACGACTTGCCCTTCTCGTAGTTGGCCGGGAGATACAGCGACGCCTGCAGGCGCTCACCCTTGTCGTTCTTGAATTCGATGAGCTGAGCACCGGCCGACCATGCCAGTGATTCCGCTTCGGGCGCCATGTCCACAATTTTGCGTCCGGCCGTCAGCGTGGCATCCGTCACGTACACCTGCGGGGCCACCGTGGGAGTCTCCTTGCGATACAGCCAGGTCTCGCCCTTCTCCGCCTTCTGCAGGCCCGTGATCGACGCGTCTTCCCACAGCAGCATCTTGAGGCCGGTCTTGCCGGGCTCGAGAATGCCGTAGCCGGCGCGCTTGGTCCACTCGCCCATCACCGAGAAGTACTGCGGCTTGGACAGATCGATCCCGCGCTCGTTCTGGTAAATCCCCGGCACCCGGCCCTGGTATCGGATCGAATCCTTCTTGCCGTTCACCGTCAGGTTCACGGCCGCTTCGCCGGCGGCCACCGGCACCTTCCAGATGTCCCAGCGATCCGAGATCAGGACGTACTGGTTGTCGGACGTCCAACCCATCGCCTGCGTCGGCGGGTCAACGACGTTGTGGTCATCTTCGATGTTGATGAACGAGGTCGGCACTTTTTCCGTGATGTTGCGCGTCGTACCCGTGGCCACATCGAACACATGGAAGTGCTTGTTCTCGTAGTAGAGGTACTTCGTGGTGTCCGGCGACGCCGTGTTGGTCCAGCGCAGGTTCTTCTTCACCACGGTCTTGCGTCCGGTCTTCGTATCGATCGCGTAGACGTCGCGGAAGCTCTGGCCGTTGAGGTTGGCCATTAATTCTCGCGGCATCACTCGTGCCGATGGCCCACTGACCACGGCCCGTGATCTGAATGTCGGGCACCTCATCGTCGGCAATGCGCACCATCGTGTTGTCGCCTGGCCGATACATGGTCACGTAGTTGAAGCTGCGGTCCTGGTTTTCCTGCACGCGTTGCGCCGACTGCAGGCGCGGGTCCTTGTAGTGCCAGACCACGAGATTGGGCCTGGCGTCGGGATCCGCTGCGGGCGCCGGACCGGCGCCACGCGCACCAGGCTCGGCGGCGTCAGCGCCCTCGGCGGGAGCCGCGTTGCCACGGCCTGCCGGACGCGGCACCTTCGTCAACTCGGCAATGCCGAAGATCAGGGCATCACGACTTTCGGTCCACATCGGCGCCCGGTTGCCGCTGATCGACATCTCGGCCGGGAACGTCTTGTCCTGCTTCGGGTCGTACACCACTTTTTTCGGGGTGCCGCTGCCAAAGCCCGTGAAGCCCATGACCGAGAAGAGGCGCTCACGATAAGCGCGGTCGTCGCTGCCCTTCAGCATGGAAATGGCGTCGCCCTCGGTCGTCCAGGACATGCGCTCGTAAAACGCCTTGTCGGTTTCGAGCGAAGTGATCGTGCCGGCCGACATGTCGCGAATCTGCAGGCCGTTGCCCGCCTGATCGGCAGCGTCAATGTTCAACGCCAGGTATTTGCCGGACTTGTTGAAGCCAAACTCAAACACGTTGCCGACGTTCAGCTCAGTGCCGGTCTTCAGTTCACGGAGGATCATGTCTGTGCCGCGCGGTCGCGTGTCGCGCGGTGCGTCGGCGGCCGGCGCAGGGCCCGCGCCACGGCCTGCTGGCGCCGCACCTGCGCCAGCGGCGGCGTCTGGACCGTACCGATGCATCGCAATCCAGCCGCCCATTTCACCGTTGAAGGCGAAGCGGCGCACTTTGGGCACGCTCACCTTTTCACCGTTCGACAGGTTCACGATGAGCGCCGACGTCTGAATCGGCCGCCGCGCGCGGCGAGCCGCCTCGGCCTCCTGCCGGGTCAGCGACGTGGACGTCGCAAACCACATCGAGTCGTCAGAGAACGACATCGGGCCCGCGCCTTCCCCAGCCGGGAACTTCCATTCCTGCGCGCCTGATGTGCTGCGCACAATCACCTCGCTGTTGCCTTCGAGCGGCGCCACACGATAGGCGAACCACTTGCCGTCGGGCGAGAGACTTGCCGTGCTCATGGCGCGGAACGACAGGATGTCGTCGAGCGACATGGCACGTTTGCTGGTGTTCTGTGCCGAAACGGGCACGAACACGGCAGCGACAAACACCAGGGAAGAACGAGAACGACGCGGCGGCGCATCCGTTTCATGACTGGACCTCCAAAAAGACGTTCGAGACGGGAAACCGGTGGAATGGTAACAGTACAGGGGTTGCTTAGGCGACCCGTGGACCGGCCAGTTTCCTGAGCCGACGGAAAATCCAGCGCACGACAAACGTGAGCGTGACAAGCATCACCAGCACCATCGCAGCCGCCACATAGGGATACTGCGTGGCGAACCACACGAGGATCAGTGCTGCGCCATCTTCGGCGAGGCTCAAGCCGATGTTTGACGCCGGCTCCGGTGATGCGCTGACCGCCGCTCGCATCGTGGTTTTTCCCGAATGCGCCAGAAGCGCGAGCGCGGAGCCCGCAGCGCCGGCCGCCAGTTGCCAACCCGGGTCGAGCTGCGGCAACGCGCCATAGGCCAGCAAACCCGCGACTGGCACGCGAACGAATGTCTGGAGGACATTCCAGACCAAATCGACCAGCGGCACTTTGTCCGCCACGAACTCGATGACAAACATCGCGAGGCAGGCGCCGATCACCCACCAACTCTGGACAATGCCCAGGTCACCGGGCAGCACCACAAGCCCGGCGCGCGACACCAACCCGAGCGCCGCAACGGTGCCGTACACGTTCAGGGCCTGCGGCAAAACATACGGCCACAAGAAAAGCCGCGACGTGTTCAGGGGACGTCAGCACACCGACATATTACAAGCGTGATGCCGGGTCTGAAGACCCGGCCTCCGAAGAGCGTTCGACCTTCAGGTAGATGGGACCCACGCCGAGCGTGGCCACCAGCGCGTAGGTGCCCCACCCAGCGCGGTTGGTCACGAGGAAGCGGGCGTGTTCGCCGGGCTTCAAATCGATCGGGACGTTCTTCCAGACGAGGGTGTTGTGCAACCGCATGCGGTGCTCGCCTGCGGCCACGTCCTTCGTCACGCTCTGGCCGTTGACCAGCACCGCGAACGGCTCACCGTCGAGCGTGACAAAGATCTGTCGGATGCCGATATCGTCGGGCGACTGCCGCGCGACCGTGATGGTGGCGTTCACCTCACCATCCGCGCCGCCGTGACCGCATCACCCATGTCGAGATGATCGACCACGTCCATGCCGCGCACCACGCGACCAAGTGCCGTGAAGTCGCCCTCGTTGTGTGGCTGTGGCGTGCTGCCCAGCGTGTAGCCCGCCCTGCCGGTATCGAGGCCGGACGACGCCCATGCGAGATTGCCTCGGGTCAGCCCCAATCGGCTCACCTCGTCGCGCAGCCGATTGGCGCCGCGAATGGTGGCCTGCTGCGCCACAAAGTTCGGCACCACACGACTGAACACCGTGCCGACAATGGCGCCTGACTCGGTGAGGCGGACAAACTCCTCCATGCCGAGCGGCGATTCGCCGGGGTAGAGCTCCAGCTCGATTTCACCCTTCGGCGTGGTCCACACCGCGCGGGGCGCGGGAGCGCCGTTGTACGCAGGCACAATCCAGCGTTCGACAATGGCGCGATAGTCGGCATCGGTGCGCGCAGGCACCGGTTGTGCCGGCGCAGCTGCACCGCCCTGACGTCCGCCGCCCGCCGGGGCAGCCGGGATGAGCAGGTCCTTCATGGTCGGGTCGGTGGCCAACTGGTCCAGGAACTGCTGGCCGATCGGGCCCATGCGCCGCAGCGCCTGGGTGGCTGATGTGCGAATCGCCAGACTCGGGTCGCGCAACAGCGTGGCGGCGGCGTCGAGCGCCAACGGCGGCGCGAGCTGTGTGAGCGGCGTGAACGCCGTGAGGCGCAGCGCGGCGGGCTTCGACGACGCCGTCGCGGCGGCCAGGCGCGGCGCTACCTGGCCCACGCGACCCTTGTGTCGGCCGAGAAGTTCGGCGGCCGATACTGACAGCCACGTATCCGGGTCTTCGAGCGCGGCCAACACCACACCAAACGACTCCTCATCGTCGTACCCGTCGAGCGCGCGCAGGGCTTCAGTGCGCACGCGCCGGTCAGTGTCTTTCGTGCCGGCGCGCAGTCGTGCTGCGGTCGCCGCGCGATCGACGACGACAGCGGCTGGCTCGACGGGCGGTGCCGTTCCCGGTGGCGGCGTCGACGTTGGCGCAGGCGGCAGAGCCAGTCCGCGCATAGCCCAGAATCTGACGTCAGGTGACGCATCCTCACTGAGTTTCAGCAGGTGCGGCACGGCGGCTGGATTGCGCGGGCGGAACAGGGCCCATGCGGCGCGCCACCGGACTTCGGGGCTCGTCGTCGGAGTCGTCCACTTGACGATCGGCGCGAGGTCTTCGCGAGTTGTATAACGCCCCATCGACAGGAGCGCCTCACCCACCACCCCCTCTGTGGCAGCCCCACGGGTGGCGTTGGTCAGATACTGGGCCAGCGCCTTCCAGGCTTCTGGCGTCCTGATCTTGCCGAGACCCCGCGCGGCCTCAAACGCCACGCCCGTGTTGGGGTTGGCCAGAAGCATCTGTGCCAGCCAGGCGACACCCGCAGGGTCCTTCAGTTGCCCGGTCGCGAAGGCGACGGTTGCGACGATTTCCGGGTTCTCGTCACGCCGCAGCGGTTGGAGCAACACCCCTCCACGCGGGTCGGCGATGCGGCCAACGGCCACCACGGCCCGGCGTTTGACCTCGGGATGTTTCGACTGAAGAAGCCGTGCCAGCGCCACTTCGTCAAACTGCCGTGTGTCTTCGAGCTTCACCAGCAGCGCGATATCAACGATGTCCACCTCTGCCAGAGGCGGCCGCTGGTTCGCAGCCGTGCCCGGCAGTTGGACTGCCTCGCGTGCACCGCCGCACCCCCCGAGCGCGACGATGGCGAGAAGCAGGCCGATTCGAGTTCGTGTCATGTCACATCATTTCTTGTTGAGGAAGGGCACGCCGTCGGTCATCCACTTCGGCGCGGGCGTCCCCTTGAGGTAGTGGTCGAAGAACTCAAAGTACCGTACCGTCAAGTCTTTGCGGTTGGCCATGCCGCGTAGGCCATGTCCTTCTCCGGGATACGCCAGCATGACCGCGCGTTTGCCGTTGTAGCGCAGGGCGTTGTAGAAGTTCATGCCTTCGGTGAACGAAACCGTCGGGTCTGCCGTGCCATGCATGATGAGAAACGGCGACGGCGCGTCTTTCGCGTGCGTCAGGGCCGACTCGAAGCGGTAGAGCTCGGGATCGTCCCAGGGGGAGACGCCCCACCGGCCCTGTCCGTAGATGTAGTAGTCGTTGCCATTGGCGCCGCTGCCGCCGTTCACCTGATACGTCCATCCCCAGCTCTGGCTGAAGTCCGAGGTGAGGTCGGTCACGCCGGCGCCCATACCGACGGCGGCGAACATCTTCGAACGTGTGCCGATGAACGCGGCGCCTTCACCGCCGTAGCTGTGCCCGTGCACACCGATACGCTTCGGGTCGGCATACCCCATCTCGATGACCTTCTTCACAGCGGCTTCCACGCATTCCAGCATGTCGCTGTGCGACGAGCCGGTCCTGAAGTGAATGTCGGGCAACATCGTGATGTAGCCCTGGCTCACCGCCTGAATCGGCATGGAGCCCATGCCGGTGAGATATGAGGGTGCGCTGTACCGATGCATGTTCTGCGAGTTCTTCTCGTAGAACGTCACGATCATTGGCCGCTTCTCGCCCGTCTTGTAGTCGTCGGGGAGCGCGAGTATGCCCTGCAGCCTCACGCCGTCGCGGTTTTTGTAGTCAAACAACACGCGGCGTCCCCACTGGTACTCGGCCTGCTGGGGATTGATATCGGTGATCTTCTTCGCGTCCTTGAAGTTGGGACCGGACACGCGAAGGTCGGGAAACTCCGTGAATGTCTGGCGCGTGAACAGAAAGGTGTCGGCCTTGGCGGCTTTGGCCGGAGTGCT from Acidobacteriota bacterium encodes:
- a CDS encoding S9 family peptidase → MKKNLRWTNTASPDTTKYLYYENKHFHVFDVATGTTRNITEKVPTSFINIEDDHNVVDPPTQAMGWTSDNQYVLISDRWDIWKVPVAAGEAAVNLTVNGKKDSIRYQGRVPGIYQNERGIDLSKPQYFSVMGEWTKRAGYGILEPGKTGLKMLLWEDASITGLQKAEKGETWLYRKETPTVAPQVYVTDATLTAGRKIVDMAPEAESLAWSAGAQLIEFKNDKGERLQASLYLPANYEKGKSYPTIVYIYERLTQGHNQYGRPTTNGFSRQAYTSNGYAVLQPDIKYYINDPGMSAAWTLPAAVKAAVATGVVDPKRVGLHGHSWGGYQTAFTITQSDVFAAAIAGAPLTNMISMYSIIYKNSGGTNGSIFESSQGRFTTGPWANWEAYTRNSPVYHAAKVKTPLVILHNDQDGAVDFTQGVEYFNTLRRLDKPVVMLEYPGENHGLARPANMQDYTVRMKEFFDHHLKGAPAPDWWKDGVPRLKMQENLDQRLKVREEEKKKATAGSGGGGGN
- a CDS encoding HEAT repeat domain-containing protein, whose product is MTRTRIGLLLAIVALGGCGGAREAVQLPGTAANQRPPLAEVDIVDIALLVKLEDTRQFDEVALARLLQSKHPEVKRRAVVAVGRIADPRGGVLLQPLRRDENPEIVATVAFATGQLKDPAGVAWLAQMLLANPNTGVAFEAARGLGKIRTPEAWKALAQYLTNATRGAATEGVVGEALLSMGRYTTREDLAPIVKWTTPTTSPEVRWRAAWALFRPRNPAAVPHLLKLSEDASPDVRFWAMRGLALPPAPTSTPPPGTAPPVEPAAVVVDRAATAARLRAGTKDTDRRVRTEALRALDGYDDEESFGVVLAALEDPDTWLSVSAAELLGRHKGRVGQVAPRLAAATASSKPAALRLTAFTPLTQLAPPLALDAAATLLRDPSLAIRTSATQALRRMGPIGQQFLDQLATDPTMKDLLIPAAPAGGGRQGGAAAPAQPVPARTDADYRAIVERWIVPAYNGAPAPRAVWTTPKGEIELELYPGESPLGMEEFVRLTESGAIVGTVFSRVVPNFVAQQATIRGANRLRDEVSRLGLTRGNLAWASSGLDTGRAGYTLGSTPQPHNEGDFTALGRVVRGMDVVDHLDMGDAVTAARMVR
- a CDS encoding DUF4126 domain-containing protein, with product MPQALNVYGTVAALGLVSRAGLVVLPGDLGIVQSWWVIGACLAMFVIEFVADKVPLVDLVWNVLQTFVRVPVAGLLAYGALPQLDPGWQLAAGAAGSALALLAHSGKTTMRAAVSASPEPASNIGLSLAEDGAALILVWFATQYPYVAAAMVLVMLVTLTFVVRWIFRRLRKLAGPRVA